ttatttattcattttatttgGTGTAAcacttaatattttatatatttaattataactatacacttatacacttattattattatttttatttatcataGTTATATTAAATTCTTGTTCAAGAACAGGAGAAACAAATTGGGAGCTTGGGAAAATTTTATACCCGCTATAATTTAACACTACCGCCATGATCCTCCTATATACTCGCTCCAAAAATTTTAATCCGGCCTCAAATCCCTCCATCGATTCATCAATATTCAACCCTAATAATCCAAAGTTTCAATCAAAAACCGCCATACTATTTTCCTGCTTGTGTCTGATGCTCCAAAACTTCCTCAATTCGCAATTAGTAACCGTCAATTCATCAATTGGATTGCTTCCAAAACGAAATTGCTGCTTCAATTGGAACGAGCTACATAAACCCTAACACTCTCTACTGCAACTAAAAATCATGGTACGTGTATTCATATAATGTATCTATATTTGGTTCGAATAAAACTGTTCTTAATGGTATGAATGTTACATTTGTTTTAGTATTGTATTTGGTTTGTTTCACTGTTGTATATTTGCAGAATCATAGTTAGAGTAATAGGGATGTGCAGAATCATAGTTAATGTTATGAATTTTATATATGTAGaatcattgatattattgttaCACTGGTTTTACTGTTGTATTTGTTATATATACAGAATCaaaacaataacaatgataatgatatggGTGGGGACCCAACAACCACAAAGGAAGAAAACCAAGAGAGGTGTTAACAAACCGAGAGTTTTAGTGGTTCCGATTGAGGTAGAGTTTGACATTTTCGGGGAAGCGATAGGAGAACACCAGAAGATTTTTTTGAGTAATATAGGTGTTATAACAAGGCGGAGGATGGATTATCTTGTAGATGACTGGAGGCTAATAGAGCCCAAGGAGAAAGACGCTTTATGGTTGGAAATCAAGAtataaaattcaaaaattttgtgtaTCTGATAATAATTTATATGTGTATAACAACATTCACTAGTTAAGTTTAATTCTACATGCAGGATACGCATTTTATTAAAGACGATTTTGCAAAGATAAAAACACTTCAACATTGTAACGGAGTTTTTAAGAGATTTAGGCAAAAGTTACGAACACATATGGATGACGGTAAACTTCCATATGTTGAAGTCGAAGATTATTTTTTCATTACTCCAGAAAAATGGTTAACTTTTGGTAAACTTGAAAATACACCGGAAAAACTGGTTAGTTTTATTCATTTGATTTTTATCATTTTTGGAGTTAGATTATGGTACTATAACTTATGTGTTCTCTAATCTTATGTAATATGTAAAGACACTACGAGCACAAGTACGGTTAAACGCTTTGAAACAAAAGAAATAAAATTATGCCCGTGTTGGTCGGTCAGGATATCGTGGCCACCAAAAAAGGTGGGAGCTGGAAAAAGATGATCCTAACAAGCATACAATGTACCACGATATTATTAATCCCGCCACAAGGAATTATGTGTTGGGTAGGATGAAGCCAGATAAAGAAGGGAAGAGGAAATGTCTCGAAACAAATTCGACGCTCATAAATAAAATTGTATTATAATTTAGTTTGCCATTATATGATTATAATTAAGtattaaaatattttatataacaGTTTTTTTTTTCAGCTTAGGATGGATAAAGAGGGTGGGGATGCCATGTTAGAACATGTAGGGAAAGAACATGGTGGTAGAACTAGGGGTGTTAGTAACATGTTAGGGTATAGCACAGTCCGACTACGTAAAAAACAGAAGGGAGAGAAAGTATATACAGTGGGTGAAATAAAGGAAATAGTAGACGAGCGTATAAAAGAGAATAAAAGAAGAGAAAACTCCGGATCACCTGTATCAGATTCACATGATGACCCGGAGATAGAGATGACACTAATTGAAGACGAAGTAGTAGACGAGCAGGTGATGGGGAATGATAAGGTAGTTGATGAAAATCAAGTAATTGAACAACAACTGAGAGAGGAGGAACGGAGGATAGTTGAGGAACAACGGAGAGAGGAGGAACAGCGGAGAGAGGAGGAACAATGGAGAGAGATGGAGGAACGACGGAGGGAAGAGGAACAGCGGAGAGAGGAACAACAACGGAGAGAGGTGGAACAACACATGAGGGTGGTGAAACAGACGAACGTGAAGGGACTAGCCATTCAAAACCAAGGGATTCGTGATTCGAGGGATCGGGTGAAATACGAAGCGCATTTAAATTTGAAAAACACAAAGGTATAGTAACTGACAACTTTTTGATTACTTCAATTGACATATAAACTATTAACTACATTTCATGTCTTGCTAATGTTTATAGGAGCCGGTTGAAATCATGTTATTTCACCCTAATCGTATAGACCATATTGTGTGTGCTAAGGGTATAGTATACCCAACCAGTGAAGATACAGAAGTAGATGGGGAAAAAGTTGTACCTTTTTACATGAAGTTTAAAATAAAAGTATTCGCTAAGAGTTGCGAGTCCTTGAGGCTTCCAATACCGCTTAAAGGCATTAATAAAGATTCAATGAAGGAGTTTTTAAAAGATGTAGTAGGGACGTATGTTCAATGGCCTGTTGTGAAAATGGATCCAAGCAATGGTGTGCAAAATAAGAATTCAACAATACAAGGGTTGACACCGCAAACAGCGATTGAATTGCAGCAAAAAAAGGTTATTGTTTTTACTCTCATTAATTGTAGATTTTTTTTACTCAGAATACTTCTCTGTGATACATACTTGTATAATACTTCTAActactaaatatattttttattgCATGTTTGTTACTTTATAGGCGCGTACAGAAGTATTATTGCTCCACCCCAAAAGTAAAGAACCTGTACCGTGTGCAAGGGGGATTATGTATCAAACCGAGGAGACTACCGTATCACATGGacaatgatcatatacatagcattgtatatgtatattttatttgctaaaggccaaGAGCAGAAGTTACGCGAACTATAATAAAAAGGTgtggaatattcgctgaaaataagtatagCGGTTATGTTTCCgcattaataaaagactgcggtttattctgctaagttttcgcggatagttaagcaatctgcagaccgcggatatttcgaatactataaatagagagcatggcctctcatttataggttgttgattctctgccatttgcccagacctttgtaattttctcttgtgatcttgcccaaggaacttttacattatgttaaggtgaatcatgctaattgacaatcaagaccgggtcgggatggttgatcacttgatagttaaagtgaaagacgttcatcagggcccaaaataatcatcaaacatcccaaccTCCATCTTAGTCTCATTGAACTCAATCCAtaattaagtaactcattaattagggattgatcaattggcgtcatccgtgggacacgttttaagaattaaacttgaaattttttgttttgtgctatcAAACGATTAATTGGCTTGTTTAATTCTAATTGTGTGTTATTTTGATGATTCACAGGCGAATATGTTTGTAATTGGCGGTAAATTGCTTGTTTAATTGAAATAATGAGCAATATCGGAATTGATAGTGGTATTGCTGTCGCTGCGCAAGCATATGCCCAAAAATGAGGAAGAAAGCGAAAGTCGGCAAGAATGTTTCATAATTGGCAGTTTGCGCCAATTAGTTTTCCaaaaatgcagagcgatgatttctctgaaatgccgataatAGTATCGTGCAAAATTGCGGAAACTGGAATCACAATCATGAAGGTTCATGTTGATAATGGCAGTGGTGTTGACATTGTTTATGAACAATGTTTTGTTCAACTGCTGGAGAGTATTAGAGCAACTTTACAACCAACCGCAGCCTCGCTAACCGGTTTTACGAGAGAATCCTCATTGCCTATGGGCGTCTTGCCCTTAGATGTTGAGCTTGTTGATGAAAATGATAATGGTTTAGTGCGGCGAGCGCGACTGGATTTCTATGTTATGCGGACCTCATCTCGCTATAACATGTTGTTAGGCAGAACAGCCTTAGATAAATTCGGAATTGTTCCatctacaattcatggcatgattaaattcGCAACGAATAAAGGCGTTACGACAATAAGTTCAACAAGCATTATGCCCATTTGTGCGGCTGTTAATGTAAAAAGTGCAGTGCAAGAAACCGCTGAAGCCACGGACAACATGGTAATGGTTAATCCTTTATATCCCGAGCAATAAATTAAAGTGGGATGCAATGTTAGTGCAGATACTAGGAAACAAATTGTGCAGTTACTTGTGCAGTATATGGATGTTTTTACTTGGTGTGaaaatgatatgactggtgttccgcgtcatattTTGGAACACAAACTTAATGTAAATCCAGCTTTAAAACTGTAGTGCAGAAGCGTAGAGGCATGCCCTCAGATCGCGTGAAGTGGCTGTGTGAAGAGGTAACAAAATTGGTGAGAGATGGAATTTTACAAGAAGttcaataccaatcatggattgcgaaTCCAGTTTTGGTGAAAAAGCGTGATGGTTcatggagaatgtgtattgatttcaAGGATTTAAATAAAGCGTGCCCTAAGGATAACTATCCACTTCCAGAGATTAATTTGAAAGTGGAATctttacatgcttttccatataaatgCTTTTTGGACGCGGCAAGGGGTTATCATCAGATCCCAATGGTTCAAgaggacgcagataaaaccgcgttTCACACGGGCAAAGGCATATTTTCTTAcataatgatgccttttggtttaatcaatgcgggtgcgacgTATCAATGTTTGATTGACACCGCTTTCGAAAAGCAAATTAGGTGTAATCTTgaggcttatgtagatgatttagtaaTCAAAAGCACAACACAAGAGCGAATtattgaagatatgcgcgaaacatcTGACACATTGCGaaggataaacatgaagcttaaaccgctaaaatgtagttttggcgaaactgaaggaaagtttttgggatatcttgttactgaacaaggtattcaagctaatccaaagaaAATTGTGGCTATTGAAAATATGGCAGCACCAAAAACGGTCaaggaagtgcaaagtttgacgggaaagttagccgcattaacgcgtttcttgtctaaAGCCGCTGAAAGACAATTACcgtttttcaaaactttaaaaggctGTTTGAAACAAGAAAGCTTTGTTTGGACAAGCGAAGCAGAAACCTCATTTCAAGAAATGAAGaagttgttgaaaactttgcctacgtTAACAGAGCCAATTGATGGCGAAATTCTTTACCTTTATATATCGGTAGCAAAtgaagcttttggctcagttttaGTTGCGGAAAGGGATAAAATACAAAAACCTGTGTATTTTGTCAGTAAAGCTCTTACAAGAAGTGAAATAAACTAAgcgccgattgaaaagtttgtgtatgcgctaatattaacatcgcgaaggttaagaagatattttcaagggcatccagtGCACGTCTTAACTAATATGCCGGTCaagcaagtcttaacaaaaccagagatatctggtagactcgcattgTGGGCAGTGGAGTTAGGTGCTTATCAAATTTCTTACCTTCCGCACAATGCTATAAAAGGTCAAGTTTTGGCGGATTATCTCGCCGAAATGACGGGGGAGTTggaggtgattaatgagcgaacAGAATTAAAGCCAGTATGTGGcgaaacttgggatttatttactgatggagCTTCATGTGCAAAAGGCGCAGGTGCGGGTTTGGTTTTGGCAAGCCCAAGTGGTGAAGAGCATACGTACGTGTTACATTTTATTTTTGATGTgacaaacaatgaagcagaatatgaagCCTTGCTTTCTGGGTTAAATATTGCACGTAAAATGGATATCACTAAATTCCGAGCATTTACAGATTCGCAATTAGTAGCAAATCAGTTTAATGGCTCTTTCGTAGCACATGATTCCTCAATGCAGAAATATTTGCAGCTGTTAAAAGAATTGGCAGTACGATTTGAGCCTTTTGAACTCGCACAAGTGCCAAGaagtcaaaataagaaggcggatgctttGAGTAAGTTGGCTGCTCTAACGTTttcgcactttcaaaaacaagttTGGGTTGAGGAATTGCTAAGAAAGTCAATAGATAACGATTTAATGGTCGCGTCGGTTGTAGAAGAACAAccaaattggatggaaccaatccTGCAATACATTCGCAGTGATATTTTACCAAGTGATAAGCGCAAAGCTCGCTTAGTAAGAAAGCGAGCACCAATGTATATTATTCAAAATGATGTTTTATATCGCAAATCATACTGCGGTCCAATGATGGGATGTGTGGGCCTAATTGAAGAAGAAATGATCATTGATGAGGTGCATAACGGTTCTTGTGCATTGCATTCACGCTATAAAACTATCGCGGTgaaaattatgcggatgggttacttttggccatccctatatcGTGATGTTGCAAAAATTGTTAAGCGTTGTAAAAGCTgtcaaaggcatgctccgcagaatcggatgccaaggcatgatatgattcctgttaattcaccatggccatttcacaagtgggctattgacattgtaagGCCATTTTCCGCAGGACCtggcaatgtcaaattcttgattgtggcaattgactatttcacaaaatgggttgaagctaaggcggttcgcactatcaCTGGAGTGCAAGTGCGTAATTTTGTATTAGAGTATATTGTTTGCAGATTTGGTATTCCACGCGAATTAGTTAGCGATAATGGTGcccaaatagcgaaagatccttttaaaatatggtgcactgatttaaatataaTCCAAAAGTTTACATCAGTGGCACATCCACAGGCTAATGGCTTATGCGAAGTAACCAATCGCGATATTGTAAGCGATATTAAAAAGAGGCTATGCGAAAAGtaaactggttgggtagatgaattacccaatgtgttgtGGGCACATC
This genomic stretch from Rutidosis leptorrhynchoides isolate AG116_Rl617_1_P2 chromosome 11, CSIRO_AGI_Rlap_v1, whole genome shotgun sequence harbors:
- the LOC139875446 gene encoding uncharacterized protein — protein: MPVKQVLTKPEISGRLALWAVELGAYQISYLPHNAIKGQVLADYLAEMTGELEVINERTELKPVCGETWDLFTDGASCAKGAGAGLVLASPSGEEHTYVLHFIFDVTNNEAEYEALLSGLNIARKMDITKFRAFTDSQLVANQFNGSFVAHDSSMQKYLQLLKELAVRFEPFELAQVPRSQNKKADALSKLAALTFSHFQKQVWVEELLRKSIDNDLMVASVVEEQPNWMEPILQYIRSDILPSDKRKARLVRKRAPMYIIQNDVLYRKSYCGPMMGCVGLIEEEMIIDEVHNDELPNVLWAHRTTFKKSTGEKPFSLVYGSEAVIPAEILVPTHRVANFEEEANDDALGENLNFIEE